Below is a genomic region from Rosa chinensis cultivar Old Blush chromosome 5, RchiOBHm-V2, whole genome shotgun sequence.
TATGTTTTTCTCAGGTGGCAGTAGTATCAGTGTTTCAGAACCTGTTTGGAGCTCATGGACGGTACTTTCCTGCATGccctttatttggttttggactttttataTCTGGGCCTTGATGTTTAGCTTTTGGGTTCAGCTAATGTTTAATcggactggaaaaaaaaaatgatctttggatttttgttttttgtgtggGATCAGTGTGGTTCTTTTCCATTCTGATCAATGTGAATATGAagactagagagagaaaaaaaaggaatattgggttttattttgtttcttctcCATTCTGATCAATGTGTCTTGTACTATTGGTGTGTTCAATCCAACCCATGTAATGGACTGCCTTCAATTTTATGGGGAAAGAATCTGTTTTCGTTTTCGTTTcgttctgtttttgtttttgttcaattTAATGGCTGTGCTGTCTGTGCAGTGTGCATccacttttcttcttttaaaatGTGGGTTATTGTGATTTAGTACTTCCCTTCTTGAGTTTGTGAGAATGAATTCTGTACTTAAAAATACAGTTCCAGTAGCCGAGTTTATGAGATACTTCAGAACAATGTGAGGGTGTCATCCAGTAGAAACTCAGTTTCTGGATTTAGAACTTTTTGCACTGGCCAAGGTGCGTGTGGACCTTTCATTCAATTCACCATTTTTTATTTGATAATGAGATGCAACTCGGAACTTCAATTTATATACCAAAAATTTCCCATGACTTTGATATAATACTCTGAAAGCCATTTTCATGTCATTGTTTCATACACATTCGTTCATGAATTTTAGATTCCTGTAAAAGTATTGCGTGGAAAGACTAATAATTCTACTGTGCAATCCCTAGTCCACGAGATGGAAAACTTATTAAGGTCCCATTTTGAGCAACTTTGTGATCTATTAGTTTGTCATAGTTTATTACCTTGGCTAGTCTAAATCTTCCAATACCTGTTTTGACAACTTTAAGATATGCTTAATCAAGACCTTCATGATCAAAGTTTAAAAAATTACTCCCTGTACTACTTTGGCAGTTAGGAGTACACATGTCTCCTACTGGTGGGTAATGTCACTTATTGGTATACCATTTTAGCAATCTGTACTTTTCTCTCTGATAGTTAGTTAAAGAATAGATGCAATGAATGTGTCATAGTTAAAGAATAGATGCAATGAATGTGTCATAGTTTGTAGATTGCAATTGGGATATGCTTCTAAGTTGTTTTTCCCCCCTCTTCTTTCTTATGGCTTGAAtctctgttttttctttctctgcTCCTTAATAAACTTTTCTGGTGTCTAATATATAGAGGCTCTTTTTCATTATAAGGAAGGAACATACTAATTGGTTTTGCAGACTTTATCTGTGGGCCCTCTTATCTAATATCCAACTGGTTGTTGATGCTTAATATCAAATTTTGTTAATACTAGCATTGTGATACTTCATTGTTagtaaattttatttctttatctGACGGTTTTCCGGCTGCATTAGATTTGTCAACAAAGAAGTGTGTGCCGTGCACCTCAAAGGATATGCGACCTATGACTGAAGAATCAGCAAGTAATTTACTCCCAAAGGTTTGTGGTTCACCGTGTATTGATCACCTACAGTATATGTGTTTCCTCTCTAAGGTATGTATTTGGTTCAGGTGGATGGATGGAATATGGtgaatgaaagtggtttgttgAAACTGAAAAAGTCATGGAGAGTTAAATCCTTCACAAAAGGATTGGAAATGTTTAAGCTCATAGCTGATGTTGCAGAAGCAGAAGGTATCTTAAGCCTCTTTTCTGATTTTTAGCTccctgcatatatatataggatgaTTTAAGTTGAAATATTTTAGAACATAACTAATTTAGATTAGCAACAATAATGTGTTTGCTGCAGGTCATCATCCCGACCTTCATCTTGTTGGATGGAACAATGTGACCATTGAGATCTGGACACATGCAGTTGGTAAGGGCATCCTATGAATGAAGTAATGTTGTGTATTTACTTATCTTATATTGTACATTAGATTCTCTCTGGGGGTGGAGGTTTTCATGTTCTTCGTTTTGGTGATCACTTctatattattaattttaaatcTCCTTGTACCTGCAATGTCATGGGGGAAAGATTGTATTCAACCAATATTTTGACAATTCTTGCTATACCTAGGAAAAGATTCatattattccaaaaaaaaaggaaaagattcATGTAGCACAATGATGCTCTACTTAATGTGGCTACTTGACTCAAATTTGTCTGAGTTTAGACCTGATTCTGGACCAATAAGTTTGTTTGATTTATGGCTTATAGAGAGACTAGTATGCTTGAATTTTTCAGTGGTGTTAGAATTCTTCCTGTATAAATCTGACCAGCCAAATACTGAATTTACCATATTTTGCACCAATTTAAAAAATTTGCCAGCTAGAGAATCAACTTACAAGACCTTCTTCAAAACCAATTTTGTGTGTTACATTTACTGCAAATGATAATAGTCTATATTATTTGCATTTTGCAGGTGGATTGACTGAGAATGATTTCATACTGGCTGCTAAAATCAATGCACTTGATATGCAAAACCTGATGAGGCGGAAAGCTACTGATTGAGCAGCCGGGAAAGCATACCTATGGAACGGTCGGAATTTTCACACTTGTTCCTGAAAAGAAATTAACGTGTTTGTCTTTTGTTGGTATTTTGGTGTAAAATCAAGCGTCTGTGGATTTACTTAGTTCAACAAAAATTTCTTGTTAGTGTCTGAACTCTGAAGATACATGAAGTGGCTGTTTCTTTTATGTTTAAAGATCTTCAAAGCTCAATGAAATATATGTCTGGCATCATATTTGGGATGGAGTTTTCTTTTCTGAATATAGAACTCATAGACAGATCTATGGAGATATTAGACCACGCTTTGACAATCCTTAATTTTGTTAGtatattttcttttcagttaacttaattggttaattttgaagatttacaagttcatgtctcaAAATTAGAATGAGATTGGCGAGCCTTCCTAACTAGGGAGTTTCTTCCTCAACTTCCTGCTTTGCTTTTTCCTCCCAGCTGTATATGCATGGTCTTCACTTTATCAACACACTTGAGCTACTTCGTGTAAAATTCCAAACATAAATTTTCCTTTCTGCAGATTACATAATAAATCTTACAAGCACAGTCATGAGGCCAACAAAAGGCCATTTTACATAGTCACGGCTTATTCTGAATTT
It encodes:
- the LOC112165433 gene encoding pterin-4-alpha-carbinolamine dehydratase 2, mitochondrial; this encodes MNRMLQLPFPKVAVVSVFQNLFGAHGRSSSRVYEILQNNVRVSSSRNSVSGFRTFCTGQDLSTKKCVPCTSKDMRPMTEESASNLLPKVDGWNMVNESGLLKLKKSWRVKSFTKGLEMFKLIADVAEAEGHHPDLHLVGWNNVTIEIWTHAVGGLTENDFILAAKINALDMQNLMRRKATD